CTTCATTTCAAGGTTTCTAGAACCTTTTCCTCACAAGACTAAAAATATCTTTCTTTTCAGTTTCCATGATTGCTGTGTACTGGTGGGGACAAAGACAGACATTGACAGATAATGACTGTAACCTTTTATTTCTTCTCAATTTTTGTTATAGTTTGTAATATACTTTCTGATGCATTTGAAGATTTGCCCCACTTATTTTGACCTCCAGTGCCTTGCCATTTCAAAGCCATTCTTGGCATAATGATAATCCTCTTCAGTTTGATCAATTTCAGCCTGTGTATTCATGACAAAGGGACCGTATTGAACTACTGGTTCATTCAGTGGCTGCCCTCCTATTAGAACAAATCTCAGTGGCCTGGAAGACCTGTTCCATACACTGAGGCCTTCTCCAGGACCCAAAAGCAAAGCATGGTGAGCAGCAACAGGTGATGAATTCGGTATTCCAAACACCCCTTCTCCATCAATTGTGTACACAAAAGCATTCCAGGATTCTGGGATGCTTTGATGATATTGAGCTCTTGGTTTCAGAGTGAAATCCAAGTACATTGTTGGGGTTCGCGTATAAACCGGAGAATGGACTCCCATTGATTCTCCTGCTAGTACTTTAACTTCAACTCCATCTTCCTCTGCCCTTGGAATGTCCTCATCCAGCAATTCTTGATACCTTGGCTCAATCCTGCAATGAGTACGGAGGGCGATTTTATTAGAGGAAAGTAGCAATAAGTCAATATTTACGGACTAATGATGTACTACTGTTGACAGTGCATTAGGCACCAGTACCATCCTTACTAAAAAAGATTCTGAAATCATTAGGCACTTATCTGAACCTTAGTGGATCAAATAGAAGGGCTTATTGATCAACACCAATTCGCAGAAAGTAGCCTTCTAGAACACCGTGTTTAAACATGACTTTCTAAAATTAATGGAGTAATGTCACAATCCACAAATAGCCTGCTAAATGCTAAAATTCGATGTCTTAATCAGAAAGGTAATCTACATATATTCTGTGCGGTACATGTGTCTGGAATCAGGTCAAAATGGACTAGAAAACGGACATGCCTGGTAACTTACATTTTGTCCTTGGAAGCAAGATTGATCCAAAGCTGCAGGCCTGTCTGTGTACCTCCTGCTGCAGGCATTTCCGAATGAATTATGCCTCTTCCTGCAGTCATCCACTGCACAAAACCCCACATAGGAATTGCTTACTACTGAATTTTTTCATTAGTTCTTGAATTAGCAGTACAATAATTCAGTGAAAAAGTTGTAAGAAAGGTATGAAAATTTACCTGCACATCACCGGTGCGGATTGTGCCCTTGTGACCAGCAAAATCTTGGTGTGTAAAAGCTCCCTAAAGAAAACAAGGCCAAATTTCCGGTCATACATAAATTCTGGTAATCTAGGACAGAATTTCAGGTACAAAAAGTCGGTCTCTTTACCTGCAACATGTATGTAACAGTCTCAAAACCTGCACAATATCAGGGAGCAGAAAGTAAGATAACTGATCAAATCCAACGTATGGAAAACAGAATCAGGTAATTTGATTGAAACAGAGTTGAATGTATGTGTCATGAACCTCTGTGCGGGTGATCCGGGAATCCAGCAGGGGGTGAAACTGCAAGAACACATTGAATCAACAATCAAAGACCAAATTAAGCAACATTTTGCTTTTGGGCAAAAATTAAGCAGCACTGAAACTGATAAAACAGTGTGAAACGCATCATACATCAAAATATAAAGAATGCGTTACCAAATTCAGCACAAATTCAAGAATTCTGTAAAAGTTCTATCCAAAGAATCATGAAGAAAACCATATGCAGAGTTTTATTTCAGAAACACCATAATCAAGAACACtaggattttagtaaattgtacCTGCAAATTCATCCAACATGAGGAAAGGATCAATATACTTCAGTTCGGACCTGTCCATCCATTCAACCAAACAAAATTCAGAGATAATCAGAACCCATGTCACCAAATGTTCCAAAAACGCTCaaaatcaaatgaatttcaGAAAACAAGAATGCAAGAATTTACGAAACCACGTTCCCGGATGCAATGCCTACGTATTACTACAACATAATTTCAttaaacaaaccaaaaaaacccacaaaaaaaagaagaaattaccTGCCAATGCTCCTTCTAACAACAGCACCATCTCCTTCACTCTGTGGCTTAGCCAAGACTTTCTTGACAACAAGTCTTGGACTATCAAAACCAGAGCTTTGATCTGACGACGTAGACATGGTTATTCCTCTGATAAAACTGTAAACTCCCTTGTTGTTTCTTGTATTTGCAATTCTTGTTGGATGCAAATTCACTAGAAATTGTCTAGACAAAGCTCTCATGTAATATTTGCTTGTGCTTGATTTTCCAACTCTTGCTCTTcttgtctatatatatatatatatggacacGCCGAACAAGAAAAGATGGCCGTGGTGTTCCCGTATAATtttagtgtgtgagtgtgtgtatTTTATAACGACTTTGGGGATGCGGGAAGCCAGGAAGGCTGGGGTTGGTTAGGAATCTAAAGGGGGCGTGGGGAAAATTGGAAATGGGGTCCACTTCTTCCTCTTTGGACCAATGATTTGATGACATCATACTCATGTCACCATGATGGTGGACTACTAGCCTGAGCCgttggcccaaaaaaaaaaagaagatttaCTCAAAGTAAAAACATAatttaaaatatgaaaatatgGGTCTATTTCTGACCCCCGAAGGAAGCTTTATTAGGATTTGAATCTATTCCAAAAGTTTTTCCTTttgggcaaaattttttttagctaAATGATATATTAACTGATTGAATAACATTTACTTGTTGGGGGTGAAGAtgtaaaaatctttttttttgggggtaaaGGTAAAGTATGCTTCTGTAAATGGGGAAGtggattaatttaaaattttagggtaTTTTACGTGACAGCATGGCAAGACTTCATTGAAAAAttaaccaaagaaaaaaaaataataaactttggcaatcagccaaaaaaaattttgaggtcAATTTAATAAAGTGTTTGACTTTTggggggaaaaatgaaaaaagaaagatgatGAACTAAAAGCCAAAGGGATGgttgaaattagctacaagtggATAACTAATATTTAGCCCATGCATTAGAActgatttttttaattataattagTTATGTATCGATGCAAAACATAAATAATTCATCAACAATGTTTATACATATTATTCACGTTTGTATTAGAAAAATATTGTATTTCAAACATAACTACCATATTAGCCTTTACAAACTTTTATACATAAATTTATTAGAATGTGATAATattcattaaataatataatacataAAAAAGTAATAGGTATTCTTTGAGATAGTAATTaaattttgggataatttcagaaacctcccctgaggtttctgacatttacactcacctcccctgtggtttgaacaattacactaacctcccctgaggttactaatcctttacaaattcagtccaaatgattaaaatattgttttatagagtgaaattagaattttgtacctgatttgccctttgtgctacatgtccaatgaatgacaaagtattaaaaattaattaataattaataaattttaaagagcgtagtttataggcaaatacgtattacttatttaaagtaccacctctttacgggtattttactttcaaacatttactttattacaaatatttattctcaaatacagatttgtatttattctcaaatatttaatttttgttaaataaaaaacctaccagtttttctttcgtagaaatattaatataacactttttcaattttagttataaatatttatgtatttagcataaattaaatgattcaggataaaatactcataaagagctaatactttactcatgtaatggatgaaaaccataaaaaattaatactttatgggccatttctttttttaaaaaatatttaatttatattaaatagataacctactgattttctttttacgagaatattactgtaacactttttaatttttaatcacaaatgttaatatatttgtaataaagtaaatatttgaaagtaaaatacctgTAAAGAACTGGTACTTTAAATAAGTAATAcatatttgcctataaactacgctccttaaagtttattaattattaattaatttgtaatactttgtcattcattggacacgtagcacaaagggcaaatcaggtacaaaattttaatttcactctataaaacaatattttaatcatttggactgaatttgtaaaggattagtaacctcaggggaggttagtgtaattgttcaaatcACAGGGGATGTGAGTGTAAATGTCAggaacctcaggggaggtttctgaaattatcccttaaattttctcatgaaaataattatacacctatttatattcatttttagttcaggaccaaaaaaaaaggcagcAATCTATTTTTATATGAATGGTTTTTTAATTTGAACCAACGTTAATAAATTTAACAATGTAACAATTAAATTTACACTAAGAAAAGTTACTGATATGGATAAAAAgtaaaaattgattaaatgcgATAGATGTTGCTAGAATGGAGAGAAATTATAAGCGAAATTGATTAGAGGAGATTTAGATGCAAAAATAGGTAAAATCTAAGTATTCATTCGTCGATTAATTCTTTTCAATTAAGCACATCACCTAGGATAGAGAAAATGATTAATTGAAGTGAGAACTTTCATGAGTCTAGCCTCTAGGTAGGGTTTAAGTTCAGATCTATATCATGACATGAATCAAGCAAAATTAGATCCTATCCAAACCCATGATTTTGGTAAAGGATCTGAATCTAGGTAGAGTTTACGTTGAAAAGTTGGATCTAAATTCAAGAAAAACACAATAGACCTGAGTTGCGATTGGTAATACTCTACCCATTTTCATGCTTACTAGTATTAGCTATTGATATGTACATTGATGTTTTAGAACAACTACCCTTTCTAATCGAATACAACTACTAATCAAACAAATACCACTATTTGTCtttttgtgtttgttttttatcttgattttgcCAACTAACAAGTTCCGAAGAAAAGATCTGGTCTTCCTGTGTGCTGTCCATGTTTAGACGTAATTGACAAGAATTTTGAAAAGGTTGGAAGATAAGAAAGAGTCCAAATTgagtttctcaaaaaaaattttgaacctacaaacttttttaaataaatttatttaagaAAATCTCATGAGATCTTGAGGGTAAAATTGTGAATGGTTATGCATTAACCCCAATTTATTAAAATGAAGTAGAAGAAGTTACAAGAAGAGGAGAGCGAGGAAAAACCTAGCAcccataaaaatcaattacaatattgatatcaaaaaaaaaaaaaaaaccgcccTTTATTAAAGGAGGTATATTAGATTTTTGAACTACAAATATATTGTGTCAAATTACTCTCTCATCATACCCATTATTTCATGGTTAATTTGTTATAGGAATGTTGACAATATGGGAAAATAATGCTGAATTTGAAAGTTTTGTTGACTTGCtacattatttcttcttttcacaTCTGTTTTTTGAAGTGtcaaaatgactattatgtagACTTTAAAGAAGAGAGGACAAAATGTTAAAATTGATAAGGGAAAAAGAAGTGTGATTGTAAAgagaataataaaaattttgtaATTATGATAAAAATCGAGGAAAtatggtgatttattcaaattACGATAATGTAGTGGACCTGTATTGAAAAAGTTCGGAATTGAATCATGCACGCCTCGAATCTTTGAAATTGAAGGACTCTGTTAGTATTCTTTCTTTTTGGTAGCAGCACATATCAGCGATCCTCCAATAAAAGTAGAATTATGAAGATTGAATATGATTTGAATAACAAATATCACAAATTTGCCCTATTTATCCAACGTGTGATCAATGTCACATATTTACAAGGTaacaagtgtttttttttttttttggcattttagaaACATAAGGTTAAATTGATAAAGACTCAAAGAAGCGAGAGAAATACATGAGTGTTTTTGTTTAGATAGTAAATTATGTTGGTACATATTATAAATTACCGATTATCGATTGGACACCTATAAATTAAAATCATCTTAAATATGAATGATATGAATTATAATTACTCTTACACATTTTTAAATATTCTGGTTAATCTCTAATAAATGGCCTATATGAGATCATATACGTCATCCAACAATCATCAATACCATCATTTTCACACTTTGGAATATGCTACTTATACATATCCACGCCAGAATAATAGAACACCCGTATGGGTTCTGATGTAAGGTTTATGTCCCTATAACGTCAATGGCTGTTCTTCCTCTGTACTACCTTATTTGTGCTGTTTTTCCATCTGTGAATCAACTAATCTGATTATTGAAAACGAAGTCAATTGTATGAGAATCACGTAAAGAATTTCAGCAAAATTTTGTCATACTTTCCAGCTTGCAAAATGGGTCCTCGGGAATACAACAGTTTCCActtgaaaagaaaacagaaaagttTTCTTGGTCTCAGATAAGGAtcgaaaggaaaaaaaggtgCAGATTAGTTTAGTGTCATTATCTCATTTATGGTAATGTTTTGGATTAACAGGGTTTGATTCTTTTTGAAACCAATTTTCAAGTTAAAATTTTGCTTAATAACTGAATAATTAGTAGCCTTAAGCTACTGCTACAGACTAATTATCAACTGAAATTGTGCGCttcaactgtttttttttttttttttttttttgctacaaGAAGAAAATACATGATAGCCTTGCATTTGGAAATTCTAGGGTTAATGTCCACAATGTATTATTGTTAAAaatgcatttatttcaggggtTAACATTCCACTTGTTGATTGTGGCATAGAAaggtaaaaacaaaaaatgaatatatTCATACTTTTTTAGTAGCTATCACAAATCCTCTAGAGTACAAATCACCAATCCACTATTTATTCGGGTTAATTTGCAAAGTGGAATCGTCACCTATTTATCCTTATTTTATTTAACTGTGCTTGTATGTATCCGGCTTGTCTTTCTCCTGCAACAGAAATGGATCTTTGGCAGAAATTAAATGCATGCGCACCTTCCAAGCATCAACATGGAAAAATGAGTCATGCCAACTATACCATGTTGTCATTGTTGAGTGTTAGAATTTGGAGGcatatgtcattttttttttttattggaaaccGGATCAAATCAGAACTTTGGAATCTCttgtttttggcaaaaaaaaaaaaaaaattgcaattttagtTCCCAAAGTTTGGAGAGGAGCTATTCTAGTTCTCAAAGTTATCAAAACTTACTCCACATGATGATTCTCTACTTTTGACTTAGCAAATATAATGAAATTTACTCCTTTTCCAAAATCAACCTACATGAAGGAATAACATAAACTCTTACTCATAGAGGGATTTATAATTATTCTTCTATCTGTTAATTATAGATCTATTATTTTTAGTGTATGTTTATCTCCTATCATTAGTGCagatttttataatatataaataaaaaaagatcgTATTGGACGATTTCTAATAATTTTGTTAATGAAATTCActtttatcccaaaaaaaaaattctcatttTGATTCTTATTTAGATTCCACAATGAAAGGCAAAACAACTTCTGAAATGACATAAATCATACATAAGCATTGCGCTATAAATCACACCTAGGCATTGCGTGTGCCAAATTGGACCGACAATGAAATGAAAGCCGGCCGCCGACATTATTGGAAATTTCTAAAGGAAGTGAATTTGCATGATTCGTGCATGCACCTCATGCAACTTTTACGCTTTTTCCACTCTTCTTCCCCTCTTTCCTCTTTTCAGCCATATCTAAATAGAgtattatatatacatattcaATTAGATCCATCTTTCAAACATATCTAAAATGAGGATTATATGTTTGGATCGAGTCTTTTACAAAATAGTATAATTTATGTGCTTTTATACCAGTCTAGTAATCACAAACTATATACAGATTCAACTCCATCTTAGAGAAATTGCTAATTTGACTATTTATAGTTGGACAATCCAATTTTTGGAGcaaacttttacattttttcagTGATCTCCTTTGAAAATTTCCATGTTACATACAGATCagaatataaaaaagaaaaaatgcagcactgaataccaaaaaaatttttaaaaaaaaattctatttgaGCTGAAAGAAAGTCATATGAAAATATAGAGAAATTAAAAGacaactacatttttcaattggaaagtggactacaatttaggacagacgaaaaaagaaaacatgactatcaaagtgggacatAGTGAGTATTATCTTGAGATCATTAAATTCTACCTAGAAAAATGGAATGCTATCATATTAAACCAAAACCAACGATAGATTAATACATAAGTTCCTGCGAAAGTTAAATTTCAGTGATTTACTCGTTTCGAGTAGCGATTttttaatttggcattatttttttggtaaataatACGGATCATTTATTTTAATAACATTTAAGTTGTTATTTCACCAAACTATTGTGGAATTTTTAATAAACTTGGAATGCTTGTCAGCCTATCTAGTTGAAGTCCTTCTTtttaattaatatatatttaaatcTGTAGTAAGACAAATCCCTTCTTGTGTGCTCATTTGTCGCCATCATACTGATGGGATAGTTGCAATTGAATTGCTATATTAATTGGTCGTATCACAGCCTGGATTGTTGGTCAACCTCTGTATCTGCCTTTATTATTGGTTCGTCTATGTCTGCTTTCAATAGCTGTCATATTTTCAAATAACAATATAGATTTTACGTATTCAATTAGAATAGATTTTCAGTTCTAGAGTTGATTAATGTTgtctttggtcaaaaaaaggaaaataaaaattctGCAGTCAATAGccatcatattttttttaaaaataaaattatgcgTATAAAATTCAATTAGTACAGATTTGCTGCTCTTTAAGTTCTTGGATGTTTATGCCTCATTCGTTTAGCTTCAAATGCATACGTTACTAAGTCCGAATCATTAGCCTCTCATATTTGTTTGGGTTATtcttaaaaaatttggtgtgtgCTATACATTAGAAATAAATAGTCAACTTTGTCGCCATGAACCATGcgttttgtttggttttttaTAATCTTATTTAGTTTATCGTCTTACTTACTTGATTAAAGAAATGGATAATAAAGTAATGATTTAATTAACATTTTGATTTACTTTGTATTAGCTATAAGTATAGGTAATAAGTGATTTTCCCTTTAATGTCACATTAAACGCACTAGATTACAAATTCTTTGTATCTTAAGTTTGATTAGCATAACAAAACCAAAAGAAGAGTGATAATTGTTAATATTCATGTGCGAAAATGATtagtatattatgtatatttttATATGGTCCAAAGAGGGATTTCAAGTCTTATAAAAGGGACATAGGAAAGGGTTTCAAATGCTAGCAAGACATTTTAGTAATAAAACTGGTTTATTTTTTCagttaaaacaaccaaaagtaAAGTTTGAGCCACTTGAAGTAATGAATGTTGATATTGTGCTAATAAATCTAATGACTTTAATATAAAAAGATTATGAAACATCTTTTTGACGTAAAGATACAACATTAGGCAAATGATTTTGAAACTTTAATAAATGTTTGAGGCATTAGACATTTATTCTTTGTTAAATAACTTGTGAGAAGAAGTAAAACATTATTTTTGTCTACATGTTTCATAGACTTGGGAGA
This region of Coffea arabica cultivar ET-39 chromosome 3c, Coffea Arabica ET-39 HiFi, whole genome shotgun sequence genomic DNA includes:
- the LOC113734821 gene encoding pirin-like protein, whose translation is MRALSRQFLVNLHPTRIANTRNNKGVYSFIRGITMSTSSDQSSGFDSPRLVVKKVLAKPQSEGDGAVVRRSIGRSELKYIDPFLMLDEFAVSPPAGFPDHPHRGFETVTYMLQGAFTHQDFAGHKGTIRTGDVQWMTAGRGIIHSEMPAAGGTQTGLQLWINLASKDKMIEPRYQELLDEDIPRAEEDGVEVKVLAGESMGVHSPVYTRTPTMYLDFTLKPRAQYHQSIPESWNAFVYTIDGEGVFGIPNSSPVAAHHALLLGPGEGLSVWNRSSRPLRFVLIGGQPLNEPVVQYGPFVMNTQAEIDQTEEDYHYAKNGFEMARHWRSK